GTATCGCTCGTCGGAAGCGCGCAACCAGTACAAGACCGCCTGAGTCCGCCCGGGACCGCATACACGAAGCGCCTCGCGTCGATCCGACGCGAGGCGCTTTTCTTTGACGCGGAGCGATTCAGTCGCGCAACGCGGCCGCGACTTCCGCGACGACGCCATTCCAGTCGCCCGGCGCGCGTTGCCGCACGAGTTTCGCCTTCGGGTACCACTCGCTGCGTTTTTCATCGACGCCCCAGCGCCAGTCGGCGGCGAACGGCAGCATCACCCACAGCGGTTTGCCGAGCGCGCCCGCGAGATGCGCGACAGACGTATCGACCGAGACGACCGCATCGAGCCGGTCGACGATCGCGCCCGTATCCGCGAAGTTCTCGAGTCTTCCTTCGAAGCGGTGAATCGACTTCGCCTGCGGATGGGCAAGCAGCACGGCGCGCTCGTCCTCGGTGAGAAACGGCTGAAGCACGATCCAGTCGATGCCTTCGAGCGCGAAGAGCGGCGCGAGCGCCTGCACGGGCGCGGAGCGCGTCTCGCCCGGCTGCAACCGCCCTGACCACGCGATGCCGATCTTGCGCTTTGCCTGACCGCCTAGCGAGCCGCGCCATTTGCGGCGGTAATCGGCGGGCACGACGAGGTACGGCGTGCGCGCGGGAATGGCGTCGAGCGAGGTCACGCCGAGCGCGAGCGGCAGGCTCAGGAGCGGGCAGAACGCATCGGCGCCCGCATACGGTTCGTCGGCGCGGCTTCGCAGTTCGATGCGCGCCGCGTGCGCCGCCGGTGCGACGAGCGGCACGAGCGCGGGCTGCACTTCGAGCAGGAGCTTGCCGACGCGCTTGGCCGCGAACGCCGCGAAGCGCACGAACTGCAGCGTATCGCCGAACCCCTGTTCCGCGCGCACGAGCAGCGTGCGGCCGGCAAGCGGCTCGCCAGTCCAGCGCGGCAGCGGCGGCGCGCTCTCGCTGCCGGGCGTTTTCAGACGCCACTCGTATTCCGGCAGCCCGCGCTCGTAGTCACCGGTCGCGAGCAGCGCGAGACCCCGGTTCAGATGCGCGGCCGGCATCGCGGGATCGAGCCGCAAAGCCTGATCGAACGCGCGAACCGCGGCGGCGTGCGCGGCGAGGGCGAGATGCGAATTGCCGAGACACAGCCACGCGACCGCGTATTTCGGATCGAGGCCGACCGCGCGCTCGTAACACTGAACGGCTTCCTCGTGGCGGTTCAGCTTCGCAAGCGCGTGTCCGAGCCCGAAGTGGCCGGGCGCGAAGCGCGGCTGCGAGTGCACCGTCTTCTGTAGCGCGGGCAGCGCTTCTTCGGGATGGCCGCGCGCGTCGAGCAAATTGCCGAGGTTGAAATGCGCGGCGGCGTAGTCCGGCTCGGCGTCGATGGCCGCGCGAAAGTGCGCAATGGCGCCGGGCGCATCGCCGAGCGCGTTCAGCGCCATGCCGAGATTGTTGTGCGCGCCGGCGTGACGCGGCCGCAGCGCGAGCGCGCGGCGAAAGGCGCGGGCGGCGTCTTCGTGGCGTGACAGCGACGCCAGCGCGTTGCCGAAGTTGTTCCAGGCGGCGGCGTCGTTCGGCTGCAGGCGCAGCGCCTTTTCGAAGGCATCGGCGGCGTCTTCGTGGCGGCCGAGCGCCGTGTACGCATTGCCGAGGTTGTACTGCGCGAGCGGGAAGCCGGGCGCGAGGGTGAGCGCGTTGCGAAAGCGTTCGATCGCGTCGTCCAGACGCCCGAGCGCCTTCAGCGCGTTGCCGAGGTTGAGTTGCAAGGCGGCGTCCGTCGGGCGCAGATCGACGGCGCGCGCGACGAGCGCTGCGGCTTCTTCGTGCTGCCCTTGCTGATGGCGCAGCACGCCGAGGTAATGCAACGCTTCGACGTGGGAGGGTTCGGCGGCGAGCGCGGCCTGATAGTCGCGTTCCGCTTCGGTCAGGCGGCCGTCACGATGGGCCGCGAAGCCGCGGGCAAATACGGTGTCCATGACGGAGAATTTTTGCAAACCCCGCATTTTCCCACACTAGAAAGCGCCGCTCCCGATTCTTCTGTTGACATGTTGCGACGATGGTAACTAACATATGAACACCTATTCATATGTCGATGAGTCTCTGTGGCTTCTTCTTTTCCCGCGCCCAGCGCCGCGACGTCGGATGACCGCGTCGTCCCGCTCGCCGACCTGTTTCGACTGCTCGGCGATCCGACGCGCCTGCGCATCGTGCTGGCGTGCGTCGAGCAGAAGCGCGCGGTCGGCTCGATCGCCGAATCGCTCGGCTTGTCGCCGTCGCTCGTGAGCCATCATTTGCGCCTGCTGCGCGCGGCGCGAATCGTGCGGGCCGAGCGGCAGGGCAAGCAGGTGTTCTACGCGGCGGCGGACCGGCATATCAGCGGCATGCTGGCCGAACTGCTCGAGCACGTCGCCGAGCCGCACTCCGACGCGACCGACATCAACTGACACCGGCTCGACCACGGTCGAGCCATATGAGCACGAAAAACGAGCACGCAATGAGCACGCACACGCATCACGGACACGATCACCACGATCATCACGATCATCACGAGGACCACGAGCACGCCGCCCACGAGGATCACAGCCACGGGCCGGGCGGCCATCATCATCACCATGCGCCGCAGGCGGGGCAGGGCCGCACGTTCGCGCTGGCGGTCGGGCTCAACGTGCTGATCGTCGTCGTGCAGGCGGTCTACGGCCTGCTCGCGCATTCCACCGCGCTGCTCGCCGACGCAGGTCACAATCTGTCCGACGTCCTCGGTCTCCTGCTCGCGTGGGGTGCGGTGTGGCTCGGCACGCGCCGGCCGAGCGCCCGCTACACGTTCGGGCTCGGCAGTTCGTCGATTCTCGCTTCGCTCGCGAATGCGGCGCTGCTCCTGCTCGCGTGCGGCGCGATCCTCCTCGAAGCCATCCAGCGCCTGTTGAACCCTGCGCCCGTCGCGGGGCTCGACGTCTTCATCGTCGCGATGCTGGGCCTCGTCGTGAACGGCTTCTCCGCGTGGCTCTTCATGCGCGGCAGCAAGGAAGATCTGAACGTGCGCGGCGCGTTCATGCACATGGCCGGCGATGCCGCGATCTCAGCCGCCGTCGGCGTGAGCGGCCTCGCGATCATCTATACCGGCTGGTACTGGCTCGATCCGGTGATGAGCATCGTCGTGGTGGCGGTCATCCTGTACGGCACATGGGACCTTGGCCGCGATGCCATGCGTCTCGCGCTCGCCGCGGTGCCGCCGGGCGTGGACACGGGGCGCATTCGCGGCTATTTGTCCGGGCTGCCGGGCGTGCGCGGCGTGCATGACCTGCACGTATGGGCGCTCTCGACGACGGAAAACGCGTTGACCGTGCATCTCGTCATGCCGCAAGGCCATCCGGGCGATGCCTTCATGCAGGGCGTCGTCGCCACGCTGCGGCGCGACTACGCGATGCATCACTCGACCGTGCAGGTGGATGTAGCGGACGGCTGTTCCGAGTGCGTCTTGCAGCACCGCTGACCTGACGCGAGCGCGCACGGCCGCCGACAATCGTGCGAGCGGGCGTACACTAGCTGAAGACCAAATCCGCAAAAACCTGCCGGAGATTCCGTGCATGTTCACGCGCAAGCCCACTCCGAACGACACGCTCGACGTTGCGCCGGTGCTCATCGTCGGTGCCGGCCCGACCGGACTCGCCGCCGCGATGAGTCTCGCGCGCGCGCACGTTCCGGTGCGCCTGATCGACCAGGCGCCGCAACCTTCGCCGTACTCGCGCGCCATCGGCATTCAGGCGCGCACGCTCGAACTCTTCGAGCAACATCGCACGGTGGAGCCGTTTCTCGAACTGGGGCATCGGGCGCGCGTCGCGAATCTCTACTCCAACGGTCAGCGCCTGGCGCGGCTCGACTTCGATCCGCTGCAAACGCGCTATCCGTATCTGCTGTTTCTGCCGCAGTCCGAGACTGAGCGGCTGCTCGCCGAGCATCTTGCAGAGTCCGGCGTGACAGTCGAGCGCGGTGTCGCGCTGACGGATTTCACGCAGGGCTCCGCGGGCATTCAGACGACGCTGCGCCACCAAAACGGACGCGACGAAACGCTGCGTCCGTCGTTTATGATCGCGGCGGACGGCGCGCATAGCTCGGTGCGGCACAGGCTCGATATCGGCTTCGACGGCAAGACCTTCGATCAGACCTTCCTGCTCGCCGACGTTCAGGCCGATGTCGACTGGCCCGACGACGAATTCCACATCTTCGCGTCGCAAGAAGGGCTGGCGGCGCTCTTTCCGATGGGCGGCGGCCGCGCGCGTCTCATCGGCGATTTGCCTTCGCACGAGACGGCTCCCGGCACCGGCGCGCAGAACAGCGGTCCCGACCTCGACGCCTGCCGTGCGCTCGTCGAGCGGCGCGTGCATCATCGCGTGAAGCTCTCGGATCTCGCGTGGTCGTCGTATTTCCGCGTGAACAGCCGCATGGTGGACCGCCTGCGCGTGCAGCGTATTTTCCTCGCAGGCGATGCCGCGCATGTCCACAGCCCGGCCGGCGCGCAGGGCATGAACACGGGCATTCAGGAAGCCTTCAACATCGGCTGGAAGATCGCGCGGCTGCTCGCGGGCGGCGCGTCCGATCGCCTGCTGGACACGTACTACGCCGAGCGGCATCCGATCGAGCGCGACGTCCTGCGCCAGACGAGCATACTCACGCAGATGGCCGAAGCCGGACACGGTCCAATGAAGCTGATGCGCGAACACGTGATGCCCGCGCTCGCGGCTATCGGCCCGCTGCGCGACGCCATGCGCCGCACGGTGAGCGAACTGTCGATCAACTACCGCAAGAGCCCGCTCACGCTCGAACGCGTGCTCGACGGCGGACCGCGTGCCGGCGAGCGCGCACCGGATGCGCGCGTGCATGTCGTCGATGGTCCGCTCGGGCGTCTGCCGGGCGTCGGCTGTCTCTACGATCTGCATGATCCCGGCTGCTTCTCGCTGTTCCTGCTCGTCAGCCCGGCCGGCGAGGACGACATCGCGCTCGCGCCCGCGACCATCACCGTCGCGCACGCCATGCGGGACACCAATGTGGACGGCCTCGTGCAGTCCATCGAGGCCGTCTTGTCGGACGCGGTGCGCATTTGGCGCATCACCGATACCAACGGCGACGACGCGCAATCGCTCACCGAGCACTACGGCCGTACGCGCCCCGCGTTCTATCTCGTGCGGCCGGACGGCTATATCGCGGCGCGCGGGCGCGTGCCGGCGGATACGCAGGCGCTGCTGCGCCATTGCGAGACGTGGTTCGGCGAAGAGCGAGCGAGTAGCGGCGAGCGCGTCGCCGGCCCACAGCCGGAAGAGTGAAACGAAAAAGAAAAACGCCCCGATACTGCCGGGGCGCAATGGGCACTACAGAGAGCCCAAGGATTCTTGAAACGCGGAGTCAGGCGGTCGCCGCTTTCGGCTGAAGATCCGCCTTGTGGAGCGTGAGCGCCTCGCGCAGGATCGGCTCCATCGAGGCGCTTGCTTGCGGGTTATCCAGTGCATTTAAGATAGCAATCCGCATGCGCGGCTCCCAGAAGCGGCGGATGTGGTCCGCCACGCCATCGACCGCTTCGGCGTGATCCGGCATCGAATCGAAAAACTCGCCGATGCGGTTCGCCATCTCGATCAAATTATCCACGTCCATGTGTCATTTTCCTGAAGTCGTCGCCAGATTACGCATGTTGAGCAGTTCGAGCTGCTGGGTGCTGAAGCGCGAGTAGTCCTGCTGCCATTGCGACGTTTGCTCCACCGGCAAGACCTGCACCGCCGTGACCTTGTACTCCGGACAATTCGTCGCCCAGTCGGACGAGTCGGTGGTAATGACGTTCGCGCCCGATTCCGGGAAGTGGAACGTCGTATAGACGACGCCCGGTTGCATGCGGTCGGTGATCTTCGCGCGCAGCACCGTCTGCCCGGCGCGCGACTCGATGCCCACCCAGTCGCCCGTCTTGATGCCGCGGTCTTCGGCGTCGTGCGGATGAATCTCCAGACGGTCCTCGTCGTGCCAGCGCGAATTCTCGGTGCGCCGCGTCTGCGCGCCGACGTTGTATTGCGAAAGGATGCGCCCGGTCGTGAGCAGCAGCGGGTACTTGCGCGTGACCTTCTCCGGCGTCGGCACGAACTTGGTGATGACGAAGCGTCCCTTGCCGCGCACGAATTCGTCGATGTGCATCGTCGGCGTGCCGTCGGGCGCCTTCTCGTTGCACGGCCACTGGATGCTGCCCATTTCATCGAGCTTCTCGTACGACACGCCGTGGAACGTCGGCGTGAGACGCGCGATCTCGTCCATGATCTCGGACGGATGCGTGTAGTTCATCTCGTAGCCGAGCGCGCGGGAAAGCAGAATGGTCACTTCCCAGTCGGAATAGCCCGCGAGCGGCGGCATCACCTTGCGCACGCGCGAAATGCGGCGCTCCGCATTCGTGAACGTGCCGTCCTTTTCGAGAAAGGTCGAGCCGGGCAGCAGCACGTGCGCGTACTTCGCGGTCTCGTTGAGGAAGATGTCCTGCACGACGATGCATTCCATCGACGACAGCGCGTCCGCGACATGCTGCGTGTTCGGGTCCGACTGGACGATGTCTTCGCCCTGGCAATAAAGCCCCATGAACGAGCCGTGCGTGGCGGCATCGAACATGTTGGGAATGCGCAGTCCCGGCTCCGGTTGCAGCTTCACGTTCCACGCTTCCTCGAAGAGCGCGCGCGTCGCGGCATCGCCGATATGACGATAGCCCGGCAACTCGTGCGGGAACGAGCCCATGTCGCACGAGCCTTGCACGTTGTTCTGGCCGCGCAGCGGATTCACGCCGACGCCTTCGCGGCCGACGTTGGCCGTCGCCATCGCGAGATTCGCGATGCCCATCACCGTGGTCGAGCCTTGCGCGTGCTCGGTCACGCCGAGCCCGTAGTAGATCGCGGCGTTGCCGCCGGTCGCGTAGATGCGCGCGGCCTCGCGCACGTGCTGCGCGGGCACGCCCGTGACCGCTTCCGTCGCCTCGGGCGAGTTCTCCTCCAGCGCGACGAAATCGCGCCATTGCTGGAACGCGCGCGGCTCGCAGCGTTGCTCGATGAACGCTTCGTTCAGCAAGCCTTCGGTGACGATCACATGCGCGAGCGCATTGACCATCGCGACGTTCGTTCCGGGGCGCAGCGCGAGATGATGCGACGCCTTCACATGCGGCGTATCGACGATATCGATGCGGCGCGGATCGATCACGATCAGCGTCGCGCCTTCGCGCACGCGGCGCTTCAGGCGCGAGGCGAAGACCGGATGGCCGTCGGTCGGATTCGCGCCCATCACCACGATCACGTCCGACTTTTCGATGGACGCGAACGTCTGCGTGCCGGCGGATTCGCCGAGCGTCGTTTTGAGGCCGTAGCCGGTCGGCGAATGGCAGACGCGCGCGCAGGTATCGACGTTGTTGTTGCCGAACGCCGCGCGCACGAGCTTCTGCACGAGATACGTCTCTTCGTTCGTGCAGCGCGACGACGTGATGCCGCCAATCGAATCGCGTCCGTACTTGTCCTGAATGCGGCGGAATTCGCTCGCCGCATAGTTGATCGCTTCGTCCCACGACACTTCGCGCCACGGATCGGTGATCTTCGCGCGGATCATCGGCTTCGTGATGCGGTCCTTATGCGTCGCATAGCCCCACGCGAAGCGGCCCTTCACGCAGGCGTGGCCTTCGTTCGCCTGGCCATTCTTGTTCGGCGTCATGCGCACGACGGTGTTGCCCTTCATCTCCGCCTTCAGCGAGCAGCCGACGCCGCAGTAAGCGCAGGTCGTGACGACCGAATGCTCCGCCTGGCCGAGCATGATGACGCTCTTCTCCTGAAGCGTCGCGGTCGGGCACGCGGCGACGCACGCGCCGCACGACACGCATTCCGATTCCATGAACGGCACGTTTTCGCTTGCCGCCACGCGCGATTCGAAACCGCGTCCGGCGATCGTCAGCGCGAACGTGCCTTGCGTTTCCTCGCACGCGCGCACGCAGCGATTGCAGACGATGCACTTCGACGGATCGTAGGTGAAGTACGGGTTCGACTCGTCCTTCTTGTCCTTCAGATGGTTCGCGCCTTCGTAGCCGTAGCGCACTTCGCGCAGGCCGACGACGCCCGCCATGTCCTGCAGTTCGCAGTCGCCGTTGGCGGGGCAGGTGAGGCAATCGAGCGGG
This Caballeronia sp. LZ062 DNA region includes the following protein-coding sequences:
- a CDS encoding formate dehydrogenase subunit delta, which codes for MDVDNLIEMANRIGEFFDSMPDHAEAVDGVADHIRRFWEPRMRIAILNALDNPQASASMEPILREALTLHKADLQPKAATA
- a CDS encoding metalloregulator ArsR/SmtB family transcription factor is translated as MASSFPAPSAATSDDRVVPLADLFRLLGDPTRLRIVLACVEQKRAVGSIAESLGLSPSLVSHHLRLLRAARIVRAERQGKQVFYAAADRHISGMLAELLEHVAEPHSDATDIN
- a CDS encoding FAD-dependent monooxygenase encodes the protein MFTRKPTPNDTLDVAPVLIVGAGPTGLAAAMSLARAHVPVRLIDQAPQPSPYSRAIGIQARTLELFEQHRTVEPFLELGHRARVANLYSNGQRLARLDFDPLQTRYPYLLFLPQSETERLLAEHLAESGVTVERGVALTDFTQGSAGIQTTLRHQNGRDETLRPSFMIAADGAHSSVRHRLDIGFDGKTFDQTFLLADVQADVDWPDDEFHIFASQEGLAALFPMGGGRARLIGDLPSHETAPGTGAQNSGPDLDACRALVERRVHHRVKLSDLAWSSYFRVNSRMVDRLRVQRIFLAGDAAHVHSPAGAQGMNTGIQEAFNIGWKIARLLAGGASDRLLDTYYAERHPIERDVLRQTSILTQMAEAGHGPMKLMREHVMPALAAIGPLRDAMRRTVSELSINYRKSPLTLERVLDGGPRAGERAPDARVHVVDGPLGRLPGVGCLYDLHDPGCFSLFLLVSPAGEDDIALAPATITVAHAMRDTNVDGLVQSIEAVLSDAVRIWRITDTNGDDAQSLTEHYGRTRPAFYLVRPDGYIAARGRVPADTQALLRHCETWFGEERASSGERVAGPQPEE
- a CDS encoding tetratricopeptide repeat protein; protein product: MDTVFARGFAAHRDGRLTEAERDYQAALAAEPSHVEALHYLGVLRHQQGQHEEAAALVARAVDLRPTDAALQLNLGNALKALGRLDDAIERFRNALTLAPGFPLAQYNLGNAYTALGRHEDAADAFEKALRLQPNDAAAWNNFGNALASLSRHEDAARAFRRALALRPRHAGAHNNLGMALNALGDAPGAIAHFRAAIDAEPDYAAAHFNLGNLLDARGHPEEALPALQKTVHSQPRFAPGHFGLGHALAKLNRHEEAVQCYERAVGLDPKYAVAWLCLGNSHLALAAHAAAVRAFDQALRLDPAMPAAHLNRGLALLATGDYERGLPEYEWRLKTPGSESAPPLPRWTGEPLAGRTLLVRAEQGFGDTLQFVRFAAFAAKRVGKLLLEVQPALVPLVAPAAHAARIELRSRADEPYAGADAFCPLLSLPLALGVTSLDAIPARTPYLVVPADYRRKWRGSLGGQAKRKIGIAWSGRLQPGETRSAPVQALAPLFALEGIDWIVLQPFLTEDERAVLLAHPQAKSIHRFEGRLENFADTGAIVDRLDAVVSVDTSVAHLAGALGKPLWVMLPFAADWRWGVDEKRSEWYPKAKLVRQRAPGDWNGVVAEVAAALRD
- a CDS encoding cation diffusion facilitator family transporter; the encoded protein is MSTHTHHGHDHHDHHDHHEDHEHAAHEDHSHGPGGHHHHHAPQAGQGRTFALAVGLNVLIVVVQAVYGLLAHSTALLADAGHNLSDVLGLLLAWGAVWLGTRRPSARYTFGLGSSSILASLANAALLLLACGAILLEAIQRLLNPAPVAGLDVFIVAMLGLVVNGFSAWLFMRGSKEDLNVRGAFMHMAGDAAISAAVGVSGLAIIYTGWYWLDPVMSIVVVAVILYGTWDLGRDAMRLALAAVPPGVDTGRIRGYLSGLPGVRGVHDLHVWALSTTENALTVHLVMPQGHPGDAFMQGVVATLRRDYAMHHSTVQVDVADGCSECVLQHR
- the fdhF gene encoding formate dehydrogenase subunit alpha; translated protein: MSNTINGCGSGNCACKSAASVQRRDPFDETDYGTPLRHADIDVTLDIDGQSVTVPAGTSVMRAAIEAGVNVPKLCATDSLEPWGSCRLCLVEIEGKRGYPASCTTPVEAGMKVRTQSDKLQLLRRNVMELYISDHPLDCLTCPANGDCELQDMAGVVGLREVRYGYEGANHLKDKKDESNPYFTYDPSKCIVCNRCVRACEETQGTFALTIAGRGFESRVAASENVPFMESECVSCGACVAACPTATLQEKSVIMLGQAEHSVVTTCAYCGVGCSLKAEMKGNTVVRMTPNKNGQANEGHACVKGRFAWGYATHKDRITKPMIRAKITDPWREVSWDEAINYAASEFRRIQDKYGRDSIGGITSSRCTNEETYLVQKLVRAAFGNNNVDTCARVCHSPTGYGLKTTLGESAGTQTFASIEKSDVIVVMGANPTDGHPVFASRLKRRVREGATLIVIDPRRIDIVDTPHVKASHHLALRPGTNVAMVNALAHVIVTEGLLNEAFIEQRCEPRAFQQWRDFVALEENSPEATEAVTGVPAQHVREAARIYATGGNAAIYYGLGVTEHAQGSTTVMGIANLAMATANVGREGVGVNPLRGQNNVQGSCDMGSFPHELPGYRHIGDAATRALFEEAWNVKLQPEPGLRIPNMFDAATHGSFMGLYCQGEDIVQSDPNTQHVADALSSMECIVVQDIFLNETAKYAHVLLPGSTFLEKDGTFTNAERRISRVRKVMPPLAGYSDWEVTILLSRALGYEMNYTHPSEIMDEIARLTPTFHGVSYEKLDEMGSIQWPCNEKAPDGTPTMHIDEFVRGKGRFVITKFVPTPEKVTRKYPLLLTTGRILSQYNVGAQTRRTENSRWHDEDRLEIHPHDAEDRGIKTGDWVGIESRAGQTVLRAKITDRMQPGVVYTTFHFPESGANVITTDSSDWATNCPEYKVTAVQVLPVEQTSQWQQDYSRFSTQQLELLNMRNLATTSGK